The nucleotide window ATTTTTGGATGCCGGTGGGTTCAATCAAGCGATCGATCACATGATTAATTCCCGATGGCTGAGCGGCCAGATTGAGTCGCTCACCGCTCATACAGGCGCGCTGCTCGTCGGCCAAGATTTGGATCAGTTCTTCGGTACTGTAAACCCGCTCCATCCCTCTCACTCCCAGATACAACAATCCCCCCAGAAATTGGGGGGCATTAGTTTAGGGGATTGTTGATTCAAACACGTAGCTTTTAAGCATCGTCTCAAGTCATGCCTTGAGCCATAGAGCAAAAACAATCGATTGTCTATGGCCATGAGTATAGCGTGAGCCTGGCTGACGTGGAATCGAATGTTAGATTTTGTTTCGTTCTCAGGTCGCTGGATACTTGCGTTGGCTTGGCTGTCCGCCGTTAGTTTGCCAGTTCCCCACTGATTTCATTCACTGGACGCCGCTTGAGGTCAGAGGATTCAGTTCGGGGCAGTAAGCTGAAAATCTCTCGCATTGTGTCATCCAGGGATTCAAACGATGCCTGACCTGATTCATCAAACTTGACTTCACCCTGGGGATTGAAGATTACGGTTTGCGGCACATAGCCTTTGTAGTAGTAGCCAGCATCAAGCGGGTCGTAGCTTTCCTTTACCGGAATCGAATCAATCCGCACCGGGATGAAATTAGCCACACGGGAGTAAAGCCCTTGCAGATTCGAGATTTTGATGGAAAATTCCTTGCAATCACGGCTGTCATCAACGTAGAACACGAGGACTGCGGCTTTATTTTGCTTAAGGGTCGCGGCGAGGTCGTTCTTGGGGGGAACGATCGAGCCATTACCGGCGTACAGCGCAAAAATCTCACCGTCAAAGTTATCGTCTGTGAGCCCGGCCCAAGCGGGTTGAATCGTTGTGGCTAAAACGAGGCAGCTGATGCAAACCAGTGTCATGGCTTGGCCGAGACCAAATCGTCTTAGAGAAGTAAAAAGTGGCTGTAGCATTTGCTGACAGCGGATCCAACCGAAGTTCATAAAGGCGTCAAGATTAAAGTGAGGGTTTTAAATGATTAAAATGCGCAATCATCATTCCCTAGATTACTCGTTAAGGGGGCGTCTATGATGCCTCAACCGAATTGACGGCGGTCTGTGTTATTCCCCCGCAGACGTATCGGTGGTTTGCGTGGATCGTTGCTCCAACCATTGATGCAACAGATCGAACGGAAAGGCCGCACGGCGATTGAAGTTAGAGGCAATGGCGAGCAGCAGGCCACCCAGCACAAAAATTGGTTGCTCCAGGGAGAACTGCTGCATCCAGCCCCAAAACTGGGCTAACCCAAACAAAATAAAGAAACAAGCGATCGCAAAGCGAATATTCATAGGACGTTGTGCGAAAAGCGGGAACAGGTCGCGGGAATTTCATCCCAGTGAAACTCAGGATCCAAAACTACGACGCTGAGGGAATTATTCGAGTCAAACCAAATTTAGAATAATCCGATCGTGCGACGTGCCTAGTAGATTACGCCTGATCTTCAAAATCGGCAAAAAAGTTCGGGCAATGTGGTCAAATAAATCGTTCTGTCAAGGGCTTGCTTTATCAACTCGATTCAGTATATATGTACTTGTGTCCTTGAAGGAAGTGCCATTCAACCTCGAACTT belongs to Romeriopsis navalis LEGE 11480 and includes:
- a CDS encoding thylakoid membrane photosystem I accumulation factor, with the translated sequence MTLVCISCLVLATTIQPAWAGLTDDNFDGEIFALYAGNGSIVPPKNDLAATLKQNKAAVLVFYVDDSRDCKEFSIKISNLQGLYSRVANFIPVRIDSIPVKESYDPLDAGYYYKGYVPQTVIFNPQGEVKFDESGQASFESLDDTMREIFSLLPRTESSDLKRRPVNEISGELAN